In the genome of Croceimicrobium hydrocarbonivorans, one region contains:
- a CDS encoding GNAT family N-acetyltransferase, which yields MIEAKWKDNGEGIFEYKEGPEAAVSGFMDLLQTESGKLVIKHTEVDENMSGRGIGKQLLEAVADYSRANDLKILPVCPFAKNIMYRFPDKYKDLL from the coding sequence ATGATCGAGGCAAAGTGGAAGGATAATGGTGAAGGAATCTTCGAATACAAAGAAGGACCTGAAGCAGCAGTTAGTGGCTTTATGGATTTGTTACAAACCGAAAGCGGCAAATTGGTTATTAAGCACACTGAGGTAGATGAGAACATGTCGGGCAGAGGTATCGGGAAACAATTACTCGAGGCCGTTGCGGACTACAGCCGTGCTAATGATCTAAAAATACTTCCGGTCTGTCCTTTTGCTAAAAATATAATGTATCGTTTTCCGGATAAATACAAAGATCTGCTTTAA
- a CDS encoding NAD(P)-dependent oxidoreductase translates to MKGKVLILDRVHDRFKEILPELGFDIEEEYLAAEEEINWSAYSGLVLRSRMPMHAQLLEKASQLKFIARVGAGLENIDLEKARELGIEVLAAPEGNRHAVGEHALGMLLALNNRLIIADSEVRKGMWLREENRGFELKDKTVGIIGYGAMGSAFASKLRGLDCRVIAYDKYKQGYANSQVEECSLEELQQEADIISIHLPQNPETLFYVDQDFIDACQKQIVLINTARGKIVRIAAVVEALKTGKIRGACLDVLEYEKSSFENLVQEGSTDDFEYLLQSNKVILSPHIAGWTFESQERMAEVLLQKIAKLNL, encoded by the coding sequence ATGAAAGGAAAAGTATTGATATTGGATCGGGTACACGATCGCTTTAAAGAAATCTTACCAGAATTGGGTTTCGACATCGAAGAGGAATATCTCGCTGCAGAAGAGGAAATCAATTGGTCAGCTTATAGTGGATTGGTGCTTCGTAGTCGTATGCCCATGCATGCTCAGCTTTTAGAGAAAGCCAGCCAATTGAAGTTCATCGCCAGGGTAGGAGCCGGATTGGAGAATATTGATCTGGAGAAAGCCCGAGAATTGGGAATTGAGGTATTAGCCGCTCCGGAGGGAAATCGCCATGCAGTGGGGGAACATGCTCTGGGAATGCTTTTAGCTTTAAATAATCGCCTGATCATCGCTGATTCAGAAGTACGCAAAGGCATGTGGCTGCGCGAAGAAAATCGTGGCTTTGAACTAAAAGATAAAACCGTCGGGATAATTGGATATGGTGCCATGGGATCGGCCTTTGCCAGTAAACTACGGGGCTTGGATTGTAGGGTAATTGCCTACGATAAGTATAAACAAGGCTATGCAAATTCTCAAGTCGAAGAATGCAGTCTCGAAGAGTTGCAACAAGAAGCAGACATCATCAGCATACACCTACCCCAAAATCCTGAAACCCTCTTTTATGTAGATCAGGATTTCATAGATGCCTGCCAGAAGCAAATTGTATTGATCAATACCGCTCGTGGTAAAATTGTGCGCATTGCTGCCGTGGTGGAAGCACTTAAGACCGGTAAAATTAGAGGAGCTTGTTTGGATGTATTGGAATACGAAAAAAGCAGTTTCGAGAATCTGGTTCAAGAAGGAAGCACGGATGATTTTGAATACTTACTTCAGAGTAATAAGGTGATTTTAAGTCCGCATATCGCTGGTTGGACTTTTGAGAGTCAAGAGCGAATGGCAGAGGTACTTTTACAAAAAATTGCAAAACTTAATTTATGA
- a CDS encoding transporter family protein: MRKWKIALGFILFSFSLQAQQDFSSDRPGQTFSAAVLPKWGLQAQQGLEWRDFYDRQGEDQIVVNQRILSSNTAIRLGLGHQIEVGLAYQMNGINNPTFDDGYRWEGQDPNLMLRFGLPGNGTSFQWAFIVQSSFSNLDYRLSAALNQGPWSVSGNLGFYHDEFIDYTAQWTVLLAYSKEYYSVFAEVYGLSLNSANRDYLAFDAGFSFKLSPRFQWELFAGNQVGVGPAVGLFSNYFVNTGFSWRIR, translated from the coding sequence ATGAGAAAATGGAAAATAGCCTTAGGATTTATCCTTTTTAGCTTCAGTTTACAGGCTCAGCAAGACTTTAGTAGTGATCGTCCTGGTCAAACTTTTTCAGCGGCCGTATTACCCAAATGGGGGCTACAAGCTCAACAAGGCTTGGAATGGCGAGATTTTTACGATCGCCAGGGAGAGGATCAAATTGTGGTAAATCAAAGGATTCTAAGTTCAAATACTGCTATTCGTCTGGGGCTAGGCCATCAGATTGAAGTGGGTTTAGCCTATCAAATGAATGGTATTAATAATCCAACCTTTGATGATGGTTATCGCTGGGAAGGTCAGGATCCGAATCTCATGCTACGCTTTGGCCTACCTGGAAACGGAACCAGTTTTCAATGGGCCTTCATCGTGCAAAGCTCCTTCAGTAATTTGGATTACCGCCTTTCAGCAGCCCTAAATCAAGGACCATGGTCTGTGAGTGGGAATTTGGGTTTTTACCATGATGAGTTTATTGATTATACCGCACAATGGACGGTTTTATTGGCCTATTCCAAAGAGTATTATTCAGTATTTGCTGAGGTTTATGGTTTAAGCCTGAATTCGGCCAACCGCGATTACCTGGCCTTTGATGCTGGCTTTAGCTTTAAGCTTAGTCCTCGTTTCCAATGGGAGCTATTTGCAGGCAATCAGGTGGGTGTTGGTCCGGCCGTAGGCTTGTTTAGTAACTATTTTGTGAATACCGGTTTTAGCTGGCGCATACGATGA
- a CDS encoding SRPBCC domain-containing protein, with translation MESIVVEVLVPQELDKVWEAWTQPEHIQKWNFASDDWHCPEVINDLKAGGALQWRMESKDASVGFDFKGTYQEVRPQEFICYHIEDGRKVEISFIESDGQVKLIERFEPENQNSLDLQKQGWQAILENFKKHAVSL, from the coding sequence ATGGAAAGCATTGTAGTTGAAGTACTGGTTCCTCAAGAACTCGATAAAGTTTGGGAAGCATGGACCCAGCCGGAGCATATACAGAAATGGAACTTTGCCAGTGATGATTGGCATTGTCCTGAAGTTATAAATGATCTTAAAGCTGGTGGTGCCTTACAATGGCGGATGGAATCCAAGGATGCTAGTGTTGGTTTTGATTTCAAGGGCACCTATCAAGAAGTGCGTCCCCAAGAATTTATCTGCTACCATATTGAAGATGGCCGTAAGGTTGAAATTTCCTTTATTGAAAGCGATGGCCAAGTAAAGCTTATTGAGCGCTTTGAGCCAGAAAATCAGAATAGCTTGGACTTACAAAAGCAAGGATGGCAAGCCATTCTCGAGAATTTCAAAAAGCATGCAGTCTCGCTTTAA